In Paenibacillus dendritiformis, the DNA window TGCTCCCGCTCCCGATACGTCAGCGTAGGATTATCAAGCAGCATCATGTCTTCCGCAATCCGCTTATGAATATCGAGAATCGCGCGGCGCATCGCCTCGGTCGGATGGGCGGTCATGACAAGCTCCAGCGAGATGCTGCCCAGAATCTCGCGCAATTCCTCTTCCGAACAATTGCGTTCCTTCAATTCCAGAATGACGCTCTCGATCGAGCCCGGCTGCACCGTCTCGCCAGCGGAACGCTCATAATCGCGCTTGCGCCGGACGCGGTGATTCTGTTCGGCGATATTCACCAGTTGAAAATAAATCGCAAAAGCACGTATCACTTGATGCCGGATATCTGGGTTCAACGTATTGATCAGTTGTTTGAACTCTTCGTATAATTCTGGCAGAAATACAGCTCGCAACGATTTGCTTATTTCCCGAATCTTCTCCACAATGTCAAGCAGCTCGTTCCCGCCTTGATGGACAAGCACTTCACCGAGGATATTACCCAGAAAACGAACGTCCCTCCGCAACAAGTTGTTGGAGTTCGCTTTGCTCGCGGTTAACGTAAGGTCTGTCATTCGTCTCCCCCTATCTCTCCAATCCTGTTCCAACGGATTTTGGCTTTCCTAACATCATACTACAAAATAACTCGAAAATCTTTACTTTATTATGAAAAAATCGGACGTTACCTCTGCGCATCTTCTCATTAGTTCGGAACTTCGGAGCTGGAAATAAAAAAAGGACCTCTCATCGAAGGTCCGTTCGGTGCGAAATATGTATGGCTTGAAATATTAGTGGAGCGGGTGATGGGAATCGAACCCACGCTACCAGCTTGGAAGGCTGGAGTTCTACCATTGAACTACACCCGCAAAGAAATGGTCGGGACGACACGATTTGAACATGCGACCCCCTGGTCCCAAACCAGGTGCTCTACCAAGCTGAGCTACGTCCCGATATGTATCCGTTTGGTTAAAGTGGCGCGCCCTGAGAGATTCGAACTCCCGACCTTTTGATTCGTAGTCAAACGCTCTATCCGGCTGAGCTAAGGGCGCATATTCTGGAGCGGACAACGGGATTCGAACCCGCGACCCTCGCCTTGGCAAGGCGATACTCTACCACTGAGCTATGTCCGCATTATTTTACAACATTAATTATTATATCACAACTTGCGTTGAATTTCAACAAGTGTTGAACGTTCGCTTCCTGCAGAATGCAGATGATGGAGCGGGTGATGGGAATCGAACCCACGCTACCAGCTTGGAAGGCTGGAGTTCTACCATTGAACTACACCCGCAAAAATGGTCGGGACGACACGATTTGAACATGCGACCCCCTGGTCCCAAACCAGGTGCTCTACCAAGCTGAGCTACGTCCCGATATGTATCCGTTTGGTTAAAGTGGCGCGCCCTGAGAGATTCGAACTCCCGACCTTTTGATTCGTAGTCAAACGCTCTATCCGGCTGAGCTAAGGGCGCATTCTTCTGGAGCGGACAACGGGATTCGAACCCGCGACCCTCGCCTTGGCAAGGCGATACTCTACCACTGAGCTATGTCCGCAGATGTACATAGAATGTTGTACATTATTGCACAACGTAAGTATAATAACATATTTCCTGCTGAGTATCAACAGTGAGTTGATTCCAATTTTTGAATGCAGCCAGTAATGTGTAAACATTTTTAAATATGTTATATACTTTCAACTCAGGTATTTTTATTTCCGTGTAACCTTTCCTGATAATGCCGGATCTAATGTTTGAAAATGACTCAGAGGAGGATCATCCGGATTTATGAGGAAGGTGGTAAGAACAGGTGGATGTACATAAAGAATATATTCTTAAAGCGCAGGCCGGTGACAGTGAGGCTTTCATTCATCTAATGCAGGAAATGGAGCTGCCCCTGTATCGAATGGCGCTGCAGATGGTGAAGCAGGAGGCGGATTGCGCCGATGCCATTCAGGAAACAATGTTGAAAGCCTACAAATCGATACACTCGTTAAGAAAACCGGAATTTTTCAAAACATGGCTCTTCCGCATTCTTATCAACGAGTGCAACAAAATTTTGAAGAAGCGCTCGCAAGCGATACCTATTGAGGAGTGTCCCTACCCTTCCGCCAGTTCAGCCGAATATGACAAGATCGATCTGCATGAAGCCGTCGATCGGTTGGATGAGAACCTGCGTGTCGTCATTTTGCTGCACTATTTTCAAGATTTTCCTGTCCATCAGATTGCCGATGTGCTCGATATTTCAGCGGGAGCGGTCAAGACTCGGCTGCATCGGGCCAGGAAGACATTATTAAGCTGGTTAAGCAACAATCCGGAAGGGGAGATGAACTGTGGCACGTTATAATTTGGACAAGGATCTGATGGAATGCCGGAACAACCTGCCTGACCAACTGACGCCGATGCTGCGCTCTCGCTTGGACGGCACGTACCAGCTCATTCGGCAGTTGGAGCCAGGTACGAGCCAGTTCGCCGAACCCGCCCAGACAAGACCGAGTCGAGTAAGAAAAGCAGCCATAGTTACTGCGGTCGTCGCCTCAATGGGCGTAGCTTTGGTCGGGGCTGGTTTCCTCTCGCCGACACTGGCCGAGTCACTGAAAAGCATCCCGGTTCTGAGCAGCATTTTCAAGCTGATGGGGGATGCCGGACTGCAAAAGGCCGATCAAGAGGGACTCGTCTCCGTCATCAACGAAAACATAGAACAGAATGGCATTTCGCTCATTGTTCCCAAAGTGACCTATGACGGAATACGCATTGCATTTGAATTGACAAGGCAAGCGCCTAAAGGCACGAAAGGCGTACTGCTCGATGTTAGGGCGGTCTTCGAAAATAGAGTGCCGAAAGGCGCTTTTGACCGAATTCAAGTATCCATGCCGGGTGCCTATGGCAGCCTTGGATTCGGCACCCCTGCGAACGAGCCGTCCGAATCCGTTATTGTGCAGCTTAACGAGCTATCCGGCAACCTCCCCGATCAATTCAACATGTCAGTGAAGGTATGGCTTACAGGTTACGAGGAGCCTTACGAATTGACTGTGCCAGTTACCAAAAATACAAAAGACAATATCATTTTGGTCCCCGAGGAGCCAACCAAAACGTATGGGAACATTAACTTTACCATTGAAAAGCTGGAACTGACGCCGATTTCCACAAACCTCTGTCTAAAGCTGACTGGCGAACCAAGCATCGGGGGCTTAAGCGACATTAATGCCGATATTATCGATGAACAAGGTCGAACACTGGAAGTGCTGAGCGGGAGGGGAATGATGGGCGATACCTTTTCTACCTGGACTTCAGAAACAACGTTCGAGCCTTTTCCGGCCAAGCCGAACACAGTAACAGTCCAACCGTATATGATGAGAACGGTGGAAAATAATAAGCGGGAGAAGGAATATATTCCGGAGCTTGAGTTCACCATTCCGGTAAAACCGCGCCCTGCCGATTAGCGGGGCGGAGCATAGACAACACCAAACCCGATTCGAGCCTTCGCCCGATCGGGTTTGGCCATGATAGCCTGGCAACCGCGTTCGATTCCTTGGATACGACGAGTTGCAGCAGACCGTCAGTAGCCGCTGCCGCTCTCATGCCCATTCCTCGGTAGAAGGGCCTCTCTTTTACGTTCCATAGCTAAATCCTGCAAAATTGCAGGGTTCTCGCCGCCCAACTTTTTCGCAAAAGAAATTCCTGCAAAGCTGCATCAATTTCCCTAGACACGCCCATCCGGCAGTCGAAATCCGCAAAACTCCAAGATTTCTCCAGACGCTCCTATTCAGTAAGCGAAATCCTGCATAAATACAGCAATTCCATATGGACGACTATTCCAGAAAGGGAATCCTACAAAATTACAGGAATTTTCCCCGTTTCGCTTCGGCTTGAAGCAAAAGGGCCTAAAATGATGTAGATTTGCAGCAATTCCTCGGGATGTGGACTCATTAAGCCGAAATTCCTGTAAAATAGCAGCAATTTCCTCCGCACGTCCAAGCCCCGGGAGGCAACGATGCTTCGAGCAGGCCGATAATGCTTCCAGCAGGCCGGATAATGCGATGATGCCCCCAGCATCCGACGCGGTCGCTTGGATCCCGTAACATCAGGCCATTGAGTAGTCTATGGGGCTTTTTACTTGTGATTGATCTCTTCTCCCGGTAGAGAAAATCGATTTAAAACGCTCTAAGAGCCAAAGTTTGGATGAGGAAAATGGACCTTCTCCACCCCTTCACAAAAAAACAGGGGTTTTCCAACAATCTCTCTATTTTGTTCATAATAGCCCTTAACTGGGGAAAATCCTGTACATTTGCAGGAATTGTAATGATTAGCTGCCTGGAGCTAAATAAATACTGTAAAATCGCAGGTTTACTTCACTTAAGCAGCATCTCCGCTCGAAAAGTATCGGTATCCGACCCTTTAAGCAGGTCAGATTGCTCTTAAACGCAACAAAGCCGCCCTACGGCGGCTAATCAATGTCACTATGGAGCGGGTGATGGGAATCGAACCCACGCTACCAGCTTGGAAGGCTGGAGTTCTACCATTGAACTACACCCGCAAAAATGGTCGGGACGACACGATTTGAACATGCGACCCCCTGGTCCCAAACCAGGTGCTCTACCAAGCTGAGCTACGTCCCGATGCGTATCCATTTGTTAAAGTGGCGCGCCCTGAGAGATTCGAACTCCCGACCTTTTGATTCGTAGTCAAACGCTCTATCCGGCTGAGCTAAGGGCGCATTTATTCTGGAGC includes these proteins:
- a CDS encoding sigma-70 family RNA polymerase sigma factor, encoding MDVHKEYILKAQAGDSEAFIHLMQEMELPLYRMALQMVKQEADCADAIQETMLKAYKSIHSLRKPEFFKTWLFRILINECNKILKKRSQAIPIEECPYPSASSAEYDKIDLHEAVDRLDENLRVVILLHYFQDFPVHQIADVLDISAGAVKTRLHRARKTLLSWLSNNPEGEMNCGTL
- a CDS encoding DUF4179 domain-containing protein, which codes for MARYNLDKDLMECRNNLPDQLTPMLRSRLDGTYQLIRQLEPGTSQFAEPAQTRPSRVRKAAIVTAVVASMGVALVGAGFLSPTLAESLKSIPVLSSIFKLMGDAGLQKADQEGLVSVINENIEQNGISLIVPKVTYDGIRIAFELTRQAPKGTKGVLLDVRAVFENRVPKGAFDRIQVSMPGAYGSLGFGTPANEPSESVIVQLNELSGNLPDQFNMSVKVWLTGYEEPYELTVPVTKNTKDNIILVPEEPTKTYGNINFTIEKLELTPISTNLCLKLTGEPSIGGLSDINADIIDEQGRTLEVLSGRGMMGDTFSTWTSETTFEPFPAKPNTVTVQPYMMRTVENNKREKEYIPELEFTIPVKPRPAD